A DNA window from Alligator mississippiensis isolate rAllMis1 chromosome 11, rAllMis1, whole genome shotgun sequence contains the following coding sequences:
- the LOC132244150 gene encoding olfactory receptor 2T5-like, with product MKSTRQQKALATCSSHLTVVVMFYGAAIFMYMRPSSYHFPEQDKIVALFYTIVTPVLNPLIYSLSNRDVLRALKKEM from the exons ATGAAGTCAACCagacagcagaaagctctggccacctgctcctcccatctCACTGTGGTGGTCATGTTTTATGGGGCAGccatcttcatgtacatgagacccagCTCCTACCACTTCCCAGAGCAAGACAAGATTGTGGCTCTCTTTTACACCATTGTCACCCCAGTACTCAATCcgctcatctacagcctgagcaACAGGGATGTCTTACGAGCCCTAAAAAAG GAAATGTAA